A region from the Cydia fagiglandana chromosome 23, ilCydFagi1.1, whole genome shotgun sequence genome encodes:
- the LOC134675938 gene encoding seipin: MAILNYVNPFHIFREFVRHPIEAFVLHQYLGYKKKTEKGINSVKELLYRAGIISVFVTAILWVSIFMYVVFYYTYMPNVTHMRPVHLQFKSCDEQMGLCSFPSAHVQLTKYSQMLMSAQPYRVRLVLDMPESPINKELGMFMVCAQMRAKGGVLVSSSCRSAMLRHRSRLHEFIRTVVFSPLLLTGVNEERQQLHVELFSDFEDDQNLPVTDAYVELQSRHAQIYACELQIEAHFTGLRYCMYNYPRLSAAIGISTNLFFVSLIFILSWYHLQDGLPDFVKSKFGDVKTESDPDDEKKYLKKVKLERTDSSMFLDDESLMEELKHIDEPKKT, from the exons ATGGCGATATTAAATTATGTGAACCCATTTCACATTTTTCGTGAATTTGTTCGTCATCCTATAGAAGCGTTTGTGCTGCACCAGTACTTGGGGTACAAGAAGAAGACAGAGAAAGGGATAAACAGCGTCAAAGAGTTATTATACAGGGCTGGCATCATATCTGTGTTCGTTACTGCGATTTTATGGGTGTCGATATTTATGTATGTGGTGTTTTACTATACTTACATGCCAAACGTTACGCATATGAGGCCCGTGCATCTACAATTcaa GTCATGTGACGAGCAAATGGGGCTATGCTCATTCCCGTCAGCCCACGTCCAGCTGACGAAATATAGTCAGATGCTGATGTCAGCGCAACCCTACCGCGTGCGGCTGGTGCTTGATATGCCGGAGTCGCCCATCAACAAAGAACTTG GCATGTTCATGGTGTGTGCTCAGATGAGGGCTAAGGGCGGAGTCCTAGTGTCGTCATCCTGCAGATCCGCTATGCTTAGACACAG GTCACGTCTACACGAATTTATCCGAACCGTAGTGTTCTCTCCTCTACTCCTCACGGGAGTGAACGAGGAGCGTCAGCAACTCCACGTCGAACTGTTCAGCGACTTCGAGGACGACCAG AATTTACCAGTAACCGACGCGTACGTCGAACTACAGTCCAGACACGCGCAGATATACGCGTGCGAGCTTCAAATAGAGGCTCACTTCACCGGCCTACGGTACTGCATGTACAATTATCCAAGACTCTCGGCTGCCATTG GTATCAGTACGAATTTATTCTTCGTGTCGCTCATATTCATATTGAGCTGGTATCACCTACAGGACGGATTACCAGACTTCGTGAAG aGCAAATTTGGCGACGTCAAAACCGAAAGCGACCCCGACGAcgaaaagaaatatttaaagaaagtgaAATTGGAAAGAACAG ATTCTTCCATGTTCCTCGATGACGAGAGCCTGATGGAGGAGCTGAAACACATCGATGAACCAAAGAAGACTTAG